A genomic region of Populus nigra chromosome 11, ddPopNigr1.1, whole genome shotgun sequence contains the following coding sequences:
- the LOC133706195 gene encoding EPIDERMAL PATTERNING FACTOR-like protein 6, protein MECLKRKRSLFFNNKPSLFHYVSFTIFFFFLSFVALFRPFTSNTTCLGIRCPLSEKADNFYFQEFEKTRPGYDEQKEVSSSMARRFLSGPGSSPPRCTSKCGNCTPCKPVHVAMPPGTPVTTEYYPEAWRCKCGNKLYMP, encoded by the exons ATGGAATGCTTGAAGAGAAAACGAtcactcttcttcaacaacaagccctctctctttcattatgtctccttcaccatcttcttcttcttcttgtcatTTGTTGCACTCTTCAGGCCCTTCACTTCCAATACTACATGTCTAG GCATAAGGTGCCCATTATCTGAAAAGgcagataatttttatttccag GAGTTTGAGAAGACAAGACCAGGTTATGATGAACAAAAGGAGGTTTCTTCGAGCATGGCAAGGAGGTTTTTGAGTGGGCCAGGGTCATCTCCACCGCGTTGCACTTCCAAGTGTGGCAATTGCACCCCATGCAAGCCGGTGCATGTGGCTATGCCGCCGGGGACTCCGGTTACTACTGAGTATTACCCAGAAGCATGGAGGTGCAAGTGTGGGAACAAGTTGTACATGCCATGA
- the LOC133668512 gene encoding uncharacterized protein LOC133668512: MCPLRLILVFLSATLAGFFVIKNLKSRPFSASTDTGDDDNSTTTTTTTTTDSNKNSPHPSDSSSSRFSKVKSGVEMGFWTLVDMASGKYLWRQLGFSSKRES, translated from the exons ATGTGCCCATTGAGGCTGATTCTGGTATTCCTCTCCGCCACTCTTGccggtttttttgttataaaaaaccTCAAGTCCCGCCCTTTCTCCGCCAGCACCGACACTGGAGATGATGACaattccaccaccaccaccaccaccaccaccaccgacAGCAACAAGAATTCTCCTCATCCGtctgattcttcttcttctcggTTCTCAAAG GTAAAGTCAGGGGTGGAAATGGGGTTTTGGACATTGGTGGATATGGCAAGTGGGAAATACTTGTGGAGGCAATTGGGTTTTTCCTCAAAACGTGAAAGTTGA
- the LOC133668621 gene encoding protein GRAVITROPIC IN THE LIGHT 1-like, which translates to MVSKFAKACKLRSIGVFSNDHQYQNNLIGNNDGTLMGEDSSDAAEETEFDDEKIHPQPVVVPSKSKMCGDDDIVELFNTVSALKLAYIQLQEAPIPYDPDKIVAADELVVVQLEALCKFKKAFKEKKFLKTKLNPSRFDCLRSEIDVNEKLLEKLMSQNRDKDAEIVRLQQELYNLDSGNMALVEKIREKSLERKNMRILNVSMFEHAFKRASKSILDFARPIISLMQTSGWDLNLAAKPIENGVVYAKRSDKKYAFEAYITRRMFHGLSLKSYNVDDVLRFEDPVGFLE; encoded by the coding sequence atggTCTCCAAATTTGCGAAAGCTTGCAAATTGAGATCTATTGGTGTCTTCTCCAATGACCACCAGTATCAAAACAACCTCATTGGAAACAATGATGGCACGTTGATGGGTGAAGATAGTAGTGATGCTGCTGAGGAAACAGAATTTGATGATGAGAAAATCCATCCACAACCTGTTGTAGTTCCAAGCAAAAGCAAAATGTGTGGTGATGACGATATTGTGGAGTTGTTTAACACAGTTTCTGCCTTGAAATTAGCTTATATTCAGCTTCAGGAAGCACCTATTCCCTATGATCCGGATAAGATTGTAGCTGCCGATGAACTTGTTGTGGTTCAGCTTGAAGCACTTTGTAAGTTCAAGAAGGCATTTAAGgagaagaaatttttaaaaaccaagcTTAATCCCTCTCGTTTTGATTGTCTACGATCAGAAATTGATGTTAATGAGAAGCTTTTAGAGAAATTGATGTCTCAAAATAGAGATAAAGATGCTGAGATTGTACGCCTGCAACAAGAACTCTACAATTTGGATTCAGGGAATATGGCATTGGTTGAGAAGATTAGAGAGAAAAGTTTGGAGAGAAAGAATATGAGGATTTTGAATGTTTCCATGTTTGAGCATGCCTTCAAAAGAGCTTCGAAGTCGATTCTTGACTTTGCGAGGCCAATAATTAGCTTGATGCAAACTTCAGGTTGGGATTTAAACCTGGCAGCAAAGCCCATTGAAAATGGGGTTGTTTATGCTAAAAGGTCGGACAAGAAGTACGCATTTGAAGCCTACATTACACGAAGAATGTTTCATGGGCTATCACTTAAATCCTATAACGTGGATGACGTCTTGCGGTTCGAAGATCCTGTTGGGTTTCTTGAATAG
- the LOC133706243 gene encoding uncharacterized protein LOC133706243, which yields MSAEASLRYKINKKLKLDVGKLKNSKERNKSYKGENVARRNLKSREKGGKDRYGGGEEGDQEIYGKGRFELANSDRKRKRIYADQYGDQGTANTRKVKNSKALSKRGQSQVTDDSVKRKSRTVDPLRSIWVSNKLKAATSETKHSSRKVDNTSVQVSSVKRNTKVNEVDTFDDDRNCLLKKQTKSKFESGKQSAKMKEEDKLESGRNALLKKQKKSSYDSSKRLDHSQSKSAKVSPSVSIKRSVQNKKSPADSEIADEQPHKRKRIRLDPYDTSNKRLDDGIISDESTKERKKELEKDAGMSMNAQFRAIQPSPSILSFVEDNFLGRRRLIELKRAGYNTDLSAPLDNIPFSTSSERERIEENIFRNKLTFFAAAKVSSSFPPPGLPEIAFAGRSNVGKSSLLNSLTRQWGVARTSDKPGLTQTINFFELGNVCLVDLPGYGFAYAKEEVKDSWEELVKEYVSMRVNLKRVCLLIDTKWGMKPRDRELIDLMERYQTKYQVVMTKTDLVFPIDVARRAMQIEESLKANKSLVQPVMMVSSKSGAGIRSVRTVLSKIARFAKL from the exons ATGTCTGCAGAAGCAAGTTTAAGGtataagattaataaaaaactaaaacttgaTGTTGGAAAATTGAAGAATTCTAAGGAAAGAAATAAGTCTTATAAGGGAGAGAATGTTGCGCGGAGGAATTTAAAATCGAGAGAAAAAGGTGGAAAAGATCGCTATGGTGGTGGAGAAGAGGGTGATCAAGAGATTTATGGGAAGGGGAGGTTTGAACTTGCTAATTCTGATAGGAAAAGGAAGCGAATTTATGCAGACCAATATGGGGATCAGGGGACAGCAAATACCAGAAAGGTGAAAAATAGCAAAGCTCTATCTAAGAGAGGGCAAAGTCAAGTGACAGATGATTCTGTTAAAAGGAAAAGTAGAACTGTTGATCCTCTTCGCTCAATTTGGGTTTCTAATAAATTGAAGGCTGCTACATCTGAAACAAAACATTCTTCTCGTAAAGTTGACAATACCAGCGTACAAGTATCTAGTGTTAAACGGAATACCAAGGTAAATGAGGTGGATACATTTGATGATGACAGAAACTGtttgttgaaaaaacaaactaaaagcaAATTTGAGTCTGGTAAGCAGAGTGCCAAAATGAAAGAGGAAGATAAATTGGAGAGTGGGAGGAATGCGTtgttgaagaaacaaaaaaaaagtagttatgaCTCAAGTAAGCGCTTGGATCACAGTCAAAGCAAATCTGCTAAAGTATCTCCTTCAGTTTCTATCAAGAGAAgtgttcaaaacaaaaaaagcccTGCTGATTCAGAGATTGCGGATGAGCAGCCACATAAGAGAAAGCGGATTAGATTAGATCCATATGATACCTCGAATAAGCGACTTGATGATGGAATAATTTCTGATG AAAGTAccaaagagaggaaaaaagaattGGAGAAAGATGCTGGAATGTCAATGAATGCACAATTCCGTGCAATTCAACCTAGTCCTTCCATTCTTTCCTTTGTAGAAGATAAT TTTCTAGGTCGTAGACGCTTGATTGAGCTGAAAAGAGCAGGCTACAACACTGATTTATCTGCACCATTAGATAACATCCCCTTCTCTACAAGTTCTGAGAGAGAACGAATAGAAGAAAAT ATTTTTAGGAATAAATTGACATTTTTTGCTGCTGCAAAGGTCTCATCTTCATTCCCTCCTCCTGGTCTTCCAGAGATTGCATTTGCAG GAAGGTCAAATGTCGGGAAGTCATCTCTACTCAATTCACTTACTAGACAATGGGGTGTTGCACGGACATCGGACAAACCTGGCCTCACTCAG ACAATTAATTTCTTTGAGCTGGGAAACGTTTGCTTGGTTGATTTGCCTGGATATGGCTTTGCTTATGCAAAAGAAGAAGTCAAGGATTCTTGGGAGGAATTG GTAAAGGAGTATGTTTCAATGAGAGTTAATCTAAAAAGAGTGTGCCTTCTTATTGACACGAAATGGGGTATGAAGCCAAGAGATCGTGAACTCATTGATTTGATGGAAAG ATACCAGACTAAATACCAGGTTGTAATGACCAAGACAGATCTGGTGTTTCCAATTGATGTGGCACGTCGTGCCATGCAAATTGAAGAG AGCCTCAAGGCAAACAAGTCTCTTGTTCAGCCTGTG ATGATGGTGAGCTCAAAATCTGGAGCTGGTATTCGAAGCGTAAGGACAGTGCTTTCTAAGATTGCTCGTTTTGCGAAACTATAA
- the LOC133668470 gene encoding CBL-interacting serine/threonine-protein kinase 11-like, whose amino-acid sequence MPEIEQVSENALFGKYEVGKLLGCGAFAKVYHARDVQTGKSVAIKIINKKKISSPSLIANIKREISIMRKLNHPYIVKLIEVLASKTKIYCVMEYVKGGELFTKIAKGRFSEDLSRKYFRQLISAVGYCHLRGVFHRDLKPENLLLDENGNLKVSDFGLSAVRDQTQLDGLLHTLCGTPAYVAPEILAKKGYDGAKIDVWSCGVILFVLVAGYLPFNDPNLMAMYKKIYKGEFRCPKWMSTDLKRFLSRLLDTNPETRITIDEILKDPWFKKGKHKEINFYDEEFNKDDERKDEELASTSLNAFDIISFSSGLNLSGMFDDSYNVVDDGERFVSTESPEDLVKRVEEFAKEERLRVRRRKEWGLEMEGQDGNLMLSVEIRRLTDTLFVVEAKRNGGDAGCYKEIWKNKLKPVIFNGLISTNSVVNDD is encoded by the coding sequence ATGCCAGAGATCGAACAAGTTTCCGAAAATGCCTTATTTGGCAAGTATGAGGTTGGAAAGCTTCTTGGATGTGGAGCCTTTGCGAAGGTCTACCATGCACGAGATGTTCAAACAGGAAAAAGTGTTGCTATAAAGATTATCAACAAGAAGAAGATCTCTAGCCCTAGCTTGATTGCTAACATAAAGCGGGAGATCTCCATCATGCGAAAGCTAAACCATCCATATATTGTGAAACTCATCGAAGTCTTGGCTTCCAAGACGAAGATTTATTGCGTCATGGAGTATGTTAAAGGTGGAGAATTGTTTACTAAAATTGCTAAAGGAAGATTTAGCGAAGATCTTAGCAGGAAATACTTTCGACAGTTGATATCAGCGGTCGGTTATTGTCATCTTCGGGGGGTTTTTCACCGGGATTTGAAACCGGAAAACTTGCTTCTTGATGAAAATGGGAACCTGAAGGTTTCAGATTTTGGTCTGAGTGCTGTCAGAGATCAGACCCAACTTGATGGGCTTTTGCACACGCTTTGTGGAACTCCAGCTTATGTTGCCCCGGAGATTCTTGCAAAGAAAGGTTATGATGGTGCTAAGATTGATGTCTGGTCTTGTGGTGTTATTCTCTTTGTCTTAGTAGCTGGTTATTTGCCCTTCAATGATCCAAACCTGATGGCCATGTATAAAAAGATTTACAAAGGTGAATTCCGATGCCCTAAGTGGATGTCCACCGATTTGAAACGATTCTTGTCTCGGCTTCTTGATACGAATCCGGAGACAAGAATCACCATTGATGAGATCTTGAAGGATCCTTGGTTCAAGAAAGGGAAGCATAAGGAAATTAACTTCTACGACGAGGAGTTCAACAAGGATGATGAGAGAAAAGACGAGGAATTGGCTTCTACAAGCTTGAATGCCTTCGATATCATATCTTTCTCCTCCGGTTTGAACTTATCAGGGATGTTTGATGATTCATATAACGTGGTTGACGACGGAGAGAGATTTGTCTCGACCGAATCACCGGAGGATTTGGTGAAGAGAGTCGAGGAGTTTGCCAAGGAGGAAAGGTTGAGGGTGAGGAGAAGGAAAGAATGGGGGCTGGAGATGGAAGGGCAAGATGGTAATTTGATGCTGTCGGTCGAGATTCGCAGGTTGACTGATACTTTGTTTGTTGTGGAGGCTAAGAGGAATGGTGGTGATGCTGGATGTTACAAGGAGATTTGGAAGAATAAGCTTAAGCCTGTGATATTTAATGGCTTAATTAGTACTAATAGTGTTGTTAATGATGATTAA
- the LOC133668511 gene encoding CBL-interacting serine/threonine-protein kinase 10-like, whose product MENKPSVLTQKYEVGRLLGQGTFAKVYFARNIKTNQSVAIKLIEKEKVLRVGLVDQIKREIYVMRLVRHPNIIQLYEVLATKSKIYFVMEYAKGGELFNKVAKGRLKEDVAWKYFQQLINAVDFCHSRDVYHRDIKPENLLLDENENLKISDFGLSALAESKRQDGLLHTTCGTPAYVAPEVIKRKGYDGAKADTWSCGVVLFVLLAGYLPFHDTNLMEMYRKIDKAEFKCPNWFPTDARKLLRKILDPNPNTRISIAEIKESSWFRKGLPRQSKTETVGREAAALGRNGSGPSENSSVACEAKQESAKPPYLNAFDIISLSAGFDLSGLFDDKYPNREARFTSAQPASVVISKLEDISKCLKLKVMKKDAGLLKMEGMKEGRKGLLAIDAEIFELAPNFHLVELKKTNGDTLEYQKMLNKDIRPALKDIVWLWQGEQEQQQQQQEPQQQELQQ is encoded by the coding sequence ATGGAAAATAAACCTAGTGTGTTGACACAAAAGTATGAAGTGGGGAGATTGCTTGGCCAAGGCACCTTTGCCAAGGTGTATTTTGCAAGGAACATCAAAACAAACCAGAGTGTAgccattaaattaattgagaaagaGAAGGTCTTGAGGGTTGGGCTTGTTGATCAGATCAAGAGAGAAATATATGTAATGAGACTTGTTAGACACCCTAATATCATACAACTTTACGAGGTGTTGGCCACCAAAAGTAAGATTTACTTTGTAATGGAATATGCTAAAGGTGGTGAACTCTTTAACAAGGTCGCTAAAGGAAGGTTAAAGGAGGATGTTGCCTGGAAATATTTTCAACAGCTGATCAATGCAGTTGATTTCTGCCACAGCAGGGATGTTTATCATCGTGATATAAAGCCAGAGAATCTGTTGTTGGATGAGAATGAGAATCTAAAGATTAGTGATTTTGGGTTGAGTGCCCTCGCTGAATCCAAGCGACAAGATGGATTACTCCACACAACTTGTGGGACACCTGCATATGTTGCTCCTGAAGTGATCAAAAGGAAAGGTTATGATGGTGCTAAGGCTGATACTTGGTCCTGTGGCGTGGTTTTGTTCGTGTTATTGGCTGGTTATCTCCCATTTCATGATACAAATTTGATGGAGATGTACAGAAAAATTGACAAAGCAGAGTTCAAATGCCCTAATTGGTTTCCAACAGATGCTCGTAAGTTGCTGCGTAAGATCCTGGATCCAAACCCCAATACAAGGATCTCCATTGCTGAGATTAAGGAAAGTTCTTGGTTTAGAAAAGGGTTGCCTAGACAAAGTAAAACTGAAACAGTAGGCAGGGAGGCAGCTGCTCTGGGTAGGAATGGTTCTGGTCCTTCTGAGAATAGCAGTGTGGCCTGTGAGGCAAAGCAAGAATCAGCCAAACCTCCATACTTAAATGCTTTTGATATCATTTCCCTTTCTGCTGGATTTGATCTATCAGGATTATTTGACGATAAGTATCCGAACAGAGAAGCAAGATTTACATCTGCACAACCGGCCTCAGTCGTCATCTCCAAACTGGAAGATATTTCTAAGTGTCTAAAGCTGAAGGTAATGAAGAAAGATGCAGGTTTGTTGAAAATGGAAGGAATGAAGGAAGGTAGAAAGGGGCTGTTGGCCATTGATGCTGAGATCTTTGAACTGGCTCCAAATTTCCATTTGGTGGAGCTGAAGAAAACTAATGGAGATACACTGGAATATCAGAAGATGTTGAACAAAGATATAAGGCCTGCTCTCAAAGATATTGTTTGGTTGTGGCAGGGTGAGCaagaacagcagcagcagcaacaagaaCCACAACAGCAGGAGCTGCAGCAATGA
- the LOC133667835 gene encoding uncharacterized protein LOC133667835, with the protein MTRKRKPQKNPPQEIVEEGEAAEKGKNGFFACYLLTSLCPRFKGHTYIGFTVNPRRRIRQHNGELRSGACRTKKRRPWEMVICVYGFPTNVAALQFEWAWQHPTESVAVRQAAAAFKSFSGVANKIKLAYTMLNLPSWQSLNITVNYFSTKYKVHSAGCPSLPKNMKVQICPMNELPCYSDFVDNLFEERDDEDAWDGEEEYERASDGSGMVDANLVELDDSSMDKVPCYNGREEIIFEGEYGETEDREACNSSGPVNKTFNESGNTCGTVKETNADATDCAHSIEKTSDEQIKWFEEYEQQDQREPSSPELGRAQPFHFMNSLARKAFSMNTLARKSTSIVTTFSISETEDKDVLTLIDENVSELDLKRGKELVTDKDVEATYTSGAVETCVDAHTSADYPHSINKTSHEQFGWSEPYGMQDQRDPPSPEPDQAQPFGFMNQPARQASSIVTDFSVRETRDRDVLTLIDEDAFELDWPRWKKLSSKINTGKDEQLNRSSSSIVTDFSVRETRDRGVLTLIDEDATELDWPGWKKLSSKINTGKDKQLNRSSSISREIEIVDLSSPSLECRIRPDSKKRRVSPTYPVIIDLT; encoded by the exons ATGACAAGAAAGagaaaaccccaaaaaaatcCTCCTCAAGAAATAGTAGAAGAAGGAGAAGCAGCAGAGAAGGGGAAAAATGGGTTCTTCGCTTGCTATCTCTTGACTTCTCTTTGCCCCAGATTCAAAGGCCATACCTATATCGG ATTTACAGTGAATCCGCGGCGGAGAATTAGGCAACATAATGGTGAGCTTAGAAGTGGAGCATGCAGGACTAAGAAAAGAAGGCCATGGGAAATGGTTATCTGCGTTTATGGTTTCCCAACTAATGTTGCTGCTTTGCAG TTTGAATGGGCATGGCAGCACCCAACAGAGTCAGTGGCTGTCAGGCAGGCAGCTGCCGCATTTAAATCCTTCTCGGGAGTTGCCAACAAGATTAAACTTGCTTACACAATGCTTAACCTCCCGTCTTGGCAGAG CTTGAACATCACAGTAAACTATTTCTCAACGAAATACAAAGTGCATTCTGCTGGTTGTCCAAGCTTGCCAAAGAACATGAAGGTCCAAATTTGCCCCATGAATGAGCTTCCCTGCTATTCtgattttgttgataatttgTTTGAAGAGAGAGATGATGAAGATGCCTGGGATGGTGAAGAGGAATATGAGAGAGCTAGTGATGGAAGTGGAATGGTTGATGCAAACTTGGTGGAGCTGGATGATTCCTCCATGGATAAGGTTCCATGCTATAATGGAAGGGAGGAGATTATCTTTGAAGGTGAATATGGTGAAACAGAAGATAGGGAAGCTTGTAACAGCAGTGGACCTGTAAACAAAACATTTAACGAATCTGGTAACACATGTGGAACtgtaaaagaaacaaatgcaGATGCTACAGATTGTGCACATAGCATTGAAAAGACTTCTGACGAGCAAATCAAATGGTTTGAAGAATATGAACAGCAAGACCAAAGGGAGCCATCCTCTCCAGAGCTAGGTCGTGCACAGCCTTTTCATTTCATGAATTCACTAGCGAGAAAAGCATTTTCGATGAACACACTAGCGAGAAAATCAACTTCAATTGTCACTACTTTTTCTATTAGCGAGACTGAAGATAAGGATGTATTGACATTGATTGATGAGAATGTTTCTGAATTGGATTTGAAGAGGGGGAAGGAATTAGTTACCGACAAAGATGTTGAAGCTACTTATACAAGTGGAGCTGTAGAAACATGTGTGGATGCTCATACTTCTGCAGATTATCCACATAGCATTAACAAGACTTCTCACGAACAATTTGGATGGTCTGAACCATATGGCATGCAAGACCAAAGAGATCCACCCTCTCCAGAACCAGATCAAGCCCAACCATTTGGTTTCATGAATCAGCCAGCAAGGCAAGCATCTTCAATTGTTACAGACTTTTCTGTGAGAGAGACTAGAGATAGGGATGTATTGACATTGATCGATGAGGATGCTTTTGAATTGGATTGGCCAAGATGGAAGAAGCTCTCTAGCAAAATAAACACTGGTAAAGATGAACAACTGAACCGAAGTTCATCTTCAATTGTTACAGACTTTTCTGTGAGAGAGACTAGAGATAGGGGTGTATTGACATTGATTGACGAGGATGCTACCGAATTGGATTGGCCAGGATGGAAGAAGCTCTCTAGCAAAATAAACACTGGTAAAGATAAACAACTGAACCGAAGTTCATCCATCTCTCGGGAAATTGAGATTGTAGATTTGTCGTCTCCATCTCTAGAATGCAGAATTAGGCCAGACAGCAAGAAGAGGAGAGTTTCTCCTACGTATCCTGTAATTATTGACTTGACTTAG